A stretch of Arachis hypogaea cultivar Tifrunner chromosome 15, arahy.Tifrunner.gnm2.J5K5, whole genome shotgun sequence DNA encodes these proteins:
- the LOC112749112 gene encoding acidic leucine-rich nuclear phosphoprotein 32-related protein: MDEIWERAVETALDGETDHASARSLTLDGAVKCVQGRLPPPSLLERFQNLQHLSIANIGVSSLEQFPRLLNLQKLILSDNRIAGGLEFLVQAGLDSLRDLDLSNNRIQYIEDLAPLAQLKLVSLDLYECPVTRVKDYRSRVFGLIKSLKYLDKMDAEENERPESDDEEEEDEEEEDDPGSGEIDGEDRPFVTSNGHSEGADGVVDVDDDEESEADEEEAETSRRENGGSTRQANGFRVEPVVGDDVEEDDEEDNESGEEIDEDDGDDDDVVEVHEIEDSDDEDGVEYDEDDDDDDDDEDEEEEEVDNDEGEFAEPESTGRLESTEGEIDGHEQGEEDGDEDDNGETGEDEMGVEYDGEYEDDDEEEDYGAGYFVQPVGQAEAVNAGDGSVNGGNDDGEEEEEVDDDDDAQVLPSNSHLKRKRDDEDDDDDEDDDEQ, from the exons ATGGATGAGATCTGGGAGAGGGCCGTGGAGACGGCTCTTGACGGAGAGACAGACCACGCCTCCGCTAGGTCTTTAACCCTAGACGGCGCCGTCAAGTGCGTTCAGGGACGGTTACCGCCACCGAGTCTTCTGGAGAGGTTCCAGAACCTTCAGCACCTGTCAATAGCTAACATAGGCGTTTCGTCGCTGGAGCAGTTTCCGCGGCTCCTGAATCTGCAGAAACTAATCCTCTCCGACAACAGAATCGCCGGCGGGCTTGAATTTCTGGTACAGGCTGGCCTCGACTCCCTTCGCGACCTCGATCTGTCTAACAACCGGATTCAGTACATTGAGGATCTAGCTCCTCTCGCGCAGCTGAAGCTCGTTTCGCTGGATCTGTACGAGTGCCCCGTCACGCGCGTCAAGGATTATCGATCTAGGGTTTTCGGGCTCATAAAATCGCTTAAGTACTTGGATAAGATGGATGCGGAGGAGAACGAGAGGCCTGAATCGGatgatgaagaagaggaggatgaagaggaggaggatgatCCTGGGAGTGGGGAAATTGACGGTGAGGATCGTCCCTTTGTGACTAGCAACGGGCACAGCGAGGGTGCTGATGGGGTTGTGGATGTTGACGATGACGAGGAGAGTGAGGCTGACGAGGAAGAGGCTGAGACGTCGAGAAGGGAGAACGGTGGGTCGACTCGCCAGGCGAATGGGTTCAGGGTTGAGCCTGTTGTGGGGGATGATGTGGAGGAAGATGATGAAGAGGATAATGAGTCCGGAGAGGAGATAGATGAGGATGATGGGGACGATGATGATGTTGTTGAGGTGCATGAGATTGAAGACAGCGATGATGAAGATGGGGTTGagtatgatgaagatgatgacgatgacgatgatgatgaggatgaggaagaggaggaagttgacaaTGATGAAGGAGAGTTTGCAGAGCCAGAGAGTACTGGGAGGTTGGAGAGCACCGAAGGGGAGATTGACGGGCATGAACAGGGGGAGGAAGATGGGGATGAAGATGACAATGGAGAGACTGGGGAAGATGAGATGGGCGTGGAATATGATGGAGagtatgaagatgatgatgaa GAAGAGGACTATGGCGCTGGGTATTTTGTTCAGCCAGTCGGACAGGCTGAAGCTGTCAATGCTGGGGATGGGTCAGTGAATGGAGGTAACGATGAtggtgaggaggaggaggaagttgatgatgatgatgatgctcaGGTATTGCCTTCCAATTCACACCTCAAGAGGAAGcgtgatgatgaagatgatgatgatgatgaggacgaTGATGAACAATGA
- the LOC112749113 gene encoding uncharacterized protein — protein sequence MEASSRMLLLSPISASKIRFNDSLRRPNKFVSTKIVSMAKDSSDSSSNNNGIVEKAAIVGGLISTPVIGWSLYTLKTTGCGLPPGPGGSIGALEGVSYLVVVGIVGWSLYTKAKTGSGLPNGPFGLLGAVEGFSYLSLVAILLVFGLQYLDQGYIPGPLPADQCFG from the coding sequence ATGGAAGCCTCGTCAAGAATGTTACTACTGTCTCCAATATCGGCCTCCAAAATTCGCTTCAATGATTCACTCAGAAGGCCTAACAAGTTTGTATCGACGAAGATAGTGAGTATGGCAAAGGATAGCAGCgacagcagcagcaacaacaacggAATCGTGGAGAAAGCAGCCATAGTTGGAGGTTTAATCTCAACCCCAGTGATAGGGTGGTCCCTCTACACACTGAAGACCACCGGGTGCGGCCTCCCTCCTGGTCCAGGTGGCTCTATTGGCGCACTTGAAGGTGTAAGCTACCTTGTTGTTGTGGGAATAGTGGGTTGGTCTTTGTATACCAAGGCCAAGACCGGTTCTGGTCTTCCCAATGGCCCTTTTGGGCTGTTGGGTGCTGTTGAGGGCTTCTCCTATTTGTCACTTGTTGCCATTCTTCTTGTCTTTGGTTTGCAGTACCTTGACCAAGGTTACATCCCTGGTCCTCTCCCTGCTGATCAGTGCTTTGGCTAG